Proteins encoded within one genomic window of Macrobrachium nipponense isolate FS-2020 chromosome 8, ASM1510439v2, whole genome shotgun sequence:
- the LOC135223203 gene encoding uncharacterized protein LOC135223203: MFLWQRNAALETQERVPWVAPDDAEGSDVDVSPLDIDSDDDDPTYVPDEGLTQDDAFDPPNSRARKVNVVVPQAMPMEEEGEPNPKRSRADEWRRKDIDIRALPKLHSSEA, encoded by the exons ATGTTTTTATGGCAACGCAATGCTGCATTGGAGACTCAGGAACGTGTACCATGGGTAGCCCCTGACGACGCTGAAGGAAGTGATGTCGACGTGAGCCCTTTggacattgacagtgatgatgacgaccctacctacgttcctgacgaaggccttactCAGGACGATGCCTTTGACCCTCCTAACTCTAGAG cTCGCAAGGTCAATGTTGTTGTCCCTCAAGCGATGCCTATGGAAGAGGAAGGTGAGCCTAACCCTAAGAGGTCTCGTGCTGATGAATGGAGAAGGAAAGACATTGATATCCGTGCCCTGCCCAAACTTCATTCATCAGAAGCCTGA